The Xenopus tropicalis strain Nigerian chromosome 2, UCB_Xtro_10.0, whole genome shotgun sequence genome window below encodes:
- the phtf1 gene encoding putative homeodomain transcription factor 1 isoform X1 yields the protein MATEKRDAISWYQEKIGAYDKQIWEKSVEQTEIKGLRTKPKKMVSIKSDLIDVDLVRGSTFAKTKPESPWTSLTRKGLVRVVLFPLFCKWWVQVTSPGVFIWLLIIYILQVMAIVFYSMVPVASISEQIGPLCLMLLLGTVHCQIVSTRSSRTSGIGGNKRLRTKYRKSMSPDEDNTLKKRFKTTSSGNRFRSFLYNRVKTENLSKKVHNKGGYLHNVHTVARDKNSSRPGIHHCKNEASDAEKSELRMNGNGVWEDLTSEEDIDAKNEMSSLSRSIEEASSDIACTLTKRNLHSVANRSTQEKLKKESQPSWESDSPVETEEESFLSQGSRSGISCSSHSYSISHRDSESTRQGSETEDMIMDDLLHGPQCLSSYESDSDDIFSHSYNEGNRKASTKDVFQLNHLFWLQDTSPTSKKVSALIWEREECKKIDMSVLDISGVIMKQVNSYKHGLGYQMLGNLVTLCLAIFPFLFNLCHSRDVEHIISVSREELLEVFCGGTPTPLVLTLSFINFVLRACLTWIFFFFMCVAERTYKQRFLIAKLFSHLTSARKALKYEIPHFRLNKVQNIKMWLSLRSYLKRRGPQRSVDVIVSSVYLVTLSIAFICCAQVLHGYTTFLNSVYNWEFLIWETALLIFLLRLTSLGSETNKKYSNVSVLLTEEINVYLKMEKKPNKKEKLSLVNNVLKLSSKLIKEIDTPFRLYGLDVNPLIYNITRVVILSAVSGVVSDLLGFNIRLWKIKP from the exons GATCAACATTTGCCAAAACTAAGCCTGAAAGCCCTTGGACGTCTCTAACTCGGAAAGGCTTAGTGAGAGTGGTTTTATTCCCATTGTTTTGCAAGTGGTGGGTGCAGGTGACCAGTCCTGGGGTTTTCATTTGGTTACTAATTATATACATTTTGCAAG TAATGGCTATTGTCTTTTATTCCATGGTGCCTGTTGCTAGCATAAGTGAGCAGATAGGACCTTTGTGCCTAATGCTGCTTCTAGGAACGGTTCATTGTCAGATAGTATCAACAAGAAGTAGCAGGACATCAGGGATAGGTGGAAACAAAAGATTAAG AACAAAGTATCGGAAATCAATGAGCCCTGATGAAGACAATACCTTAAAAAAACGTTTTAAAACAACTAGCTCAGGCAACAGATTTAGATCTTTTTTATACAATAG AGTTAAAACTGAAAACCTATCAAAAAAGGTGCACAATAAAGGCGGTTATCTTCATAATGTGCATACTGTGGCAAGAGACAAAAATTCTTCCAGACCTGGGATTCATCACTGTAAAAATGAGGCATCCGATGCGGAGAAGAGTGAG CTTCGAATGAATGGTAATGGAGTATGGGAAGATCTGACAAGTGAAGAAGATATAGATGCAAAGAATGAAATGTCATCCTTATCTAGAAGCATTGAAGAGGCCTCAAGTGATATTGCATGCACTTTGACCAAAAGGAATTTACACTCggttgctaacaggagcactcaG gaaaaattaaaaaaggaaagcCAGCCTTCCTGGGAGTCAGATAGCCCTGTTGAGACAGAAGAAGAATCGTTTTTAAGCCAG GGCTCCAGATCTGGAATAAGCTGCAGCTCTCACAGTTACAGCATCTCCCATCGAGATTCAGAAAGCACTCGGCAAGGCTCAGAGACTGAGGATATGATTATGGATGACCTCCTGCATGGCCCCCAGTGCCTATCATCATATGAGAGTGACAGTGACGACATCTTCTCCCACAGCTATAATGAAGGGAATAGGAAGGCATCAACAAAAGATGTTTTTCAACTG AACCATTTATTTTGGCTACAGGACACTAGTCCAACGTCAAAAAAAGTGAGTGCCTTAATTTGGGAAAGAGAAGAGTGTAAGAAGATAGATATGTCTGTTCTGGATATCAGTGGGGTCATCATGAAACAA gTGAATTCCTATAAACATGGGTTGGGCTATCAGATGTTGGGAAACCTTGTCACTCTGTGTCTGGCTATTTTTCCATTCCTGTTCAATCTTTGCCATTCCCGTGATGTAGAGCATATCATTTCAGTGTCAAGAGAGGAGCTCCTTGAAGTTTTTTGTGGGGGAACTCCAACGCCTCTTGTCCTGACGCTCTCCTTCATTAACTTTGTGCTGCGTGCATGCCTTACTTGGATCTTTTTCTTCTTCATGTGTGTGGCTGAAAGAACATACAAACAG AGATTCCTGATAGCCAAGTTGTTCAGCCATTTGACGTCAGCTAGGAAAGCCCTGAAGTACGAAATTCCTCACTTCAGACTAAATAAGGTGCAAAATATAAAGATGTGGCTCTCATTGCGTTCATATCTAAAG AGAAGAGGACCCCAAAGGTCTGTGGATGTGATTGTGTCTTCAGTCTACCTAGTTACCCTTTCCATTGCATTCATTTGTTGTGCTCAG GTCTTACATGGATATACCACTTTTCTGAATTCTGTATATAACTGGGAATTCTTGATTTGGGAGACAGCACTCCTGATTTTCCTTCTGCGCCTGACTTCTCTGGGctctgaaacaaacaaaaaatatagcAATGTTTCAGTCCTACTTACCGAAGAG ATTAATGTATACCTTAAAATGGAAAAGaaaccaaacaaaaaagaaaaactttcttTAGTAAATAATGTCCTAAAGCTATCGTCCAAACTCATCAAA GAAATTGACACACCTTTTCGACTGTATGGCCTTGATGTGAACCCTTTAATCTACAATATAACACGTGTAGTCATCCTTTCTGCTGTGTCAGGTGTTGTGAGCGACCTTTTAGGATTTAACATCAGG ctgtggaaaataaagccaTGA